One window of Camelina sativa cultivar DH55 chromosome 4, Cs, whole genome shotgun sequence genomic DNA carries:
- the LOC104780034 gene encoding NADPH:quinone oxidoreductase-like, producing MEAATSIKPIIRVAALSGSLRKTSFHTGLLRAAIDLTKESVPGMEIEYIDISPLPLINTDLEINGTYPPVVEAFRLKILDADSILFASPEYNFSVSAPLKNALDWASRAPNVWADKPAAILSTGGSSGGGRAQYHLRQIGVFLDLHFINKPEFTLNAFQPPQKFDAEGNLVDEAAKEKLKQVLVSLQAFTLRLQR from the exons ATGGAGGCAGCAACATCGATTAAGCCAATAATCAGAGTCGCTGCTCTCTCCGGTTCTCTCCGTAAAACCTCTTTCCACACTGGTCTCCTCCGCGCCG CGATTGATTTGACGAAAGAATCAGTTCCGGGAATGGAGATTGAGTATATAGACATATCTCCATTACCGTTGATTAACACCGATCTTGAAATCAACGGTACTTATCCTCCGGTTGTTGAAGCTTTCCGGCTTAAGATTCTTGACGCTGATAGTATCTTGTTTGCTTCTCCTGAATACAATTTCTCTGTTTCAG CTCCACTTAAGAATGCCCTTGACTGGGCTTCAAGAGCACCTAATGTTTGGGCTGACAAACCCGCAGCCATTCTAAGCACCGGTGGAAGTTCCGGTGGAGGAAGAGCCCAATATCATCTACGACAAATCGGAGTTTTTCTTGATCTTCATTTCATCAACAAACCCGAGTTTACTCTTAATGCGTTTCAGCCACCTCAGAAATTCGACGCAGAAGGAAACCTGGTCGATGAAGCGGCTAAGGAGAAGTTGAAACAAGTCCTTGTCTCCTTACAAGCATTTACACTTCGACTACAAAGGTAA